A genomic window from Vitis riparia cultivar Riparia Gloire de Montpellier isolate 1030 chromosome 18, EGFV_Vit.rip_1.0, whole genome shotgun sequence includes:
- the LOC117905971 gene encoding protein GrpE, with the protein MAFPLSNHLLFTPKPSKTLALHPPHPSKPILGFRLSTSSPILRRSFKPFLALQDSTPYTNNEEEGSRYDVKTSKSEADQKPLSVLKSLIKAYKDAVLDGDEKAVSEIEAMIDTIESEKAELAQKVSALSAEITAGKEKYIRLQADFDNFRKRSEKERLTVRTDAQGEVVESLLPMIDNFERAKQQIKPETEKEKKIDTSYQGIYKQFVEIMRSFHVAAVATVGKPFDPALHEAIAREESQEFKEGIIIQEIRRGFLLGDRLLRPAMVKVSTGPGRKKTCTVADKSTGQPATAAGVDER; encoded by the exons ATGGCCTTTCCTCTCTCTAACCACCTCCTCTTCACCCCAAAACCCTCTAAAACCCTAGCTCTTCATCCTCCTCATCCCTCTAAACCCATTCTAGGGTTTCGTCTCTCTACTTCCTCTCCAATTCTCAGACGTTCCTTCAAGCCTTTTCTCGCTCTCCAAGATTCTACTCCCTAT ACAAACAATGAAGAGGAGGGTAGTCGGTATGATGTTAAAACATCAAAAAGTGAAGCAGATCAGAAACCTCTGTCTGTTTTGAAGTCGCTTATTAAAGCATACAAAGATGCTGTTTTAGATGGAGATGAAAAGGCTGTATCTGAAATTGAAGCAATGATAGACACGATTGAAAGTGAGAAGGCTGAATTGGCACAGAAAGTTTCTGCTTTATCAGCAGAAATAACAGCTGGGAAGGAGAAATATATTCGTTTACAAGcagattttgataattttaggAAAAGATCAGAGAAGGAAAGGCTTACAGTAAGAACTGATGCTCAGGGAGAAGTAGTTGAGAGCCTTTTGCCCATGATTGACAATTTTGAGAGAGCCAAACAACAAATCAAACCTGAAactgaaaaggagaaaaaaattgatacaaGCTATCAGGGTATATACAAGCAATTTGTGGAGATCATGAGGAGTTTTCATGTGGCTGCTGTAGCAACAGTGGGAAAGCCATTTGATCCTGCA CTGCATGAGGCCATTGCCCGTGAGGAGTCTCAAGAATTCAAGGAAGGGATTATAATTCAAGAAATTCGCCGGGGCTTCCTCCTTGGTGATCGACTTCTAAGACCAGCAATGGTTAAAGTCTCCACAGGCCCTGGTAGGAAGAAAACTTGTACTGTTGCTGATAAATCTACAGGCCAACCTGCAACAGCTGCTGGAGTAGATGAACGATAG